One region of Microcoleus sp. FACHB-68 genomic DNA includes:
- a CDS encoding protein-arginine deiminase family protein, whose protein sequence is MHRLRSWVIAITSALGMVASMELMYTPLSIAPPESCSSGVLSSSTKSVPQNSQGSARPQTNRCAYGLDYALYSKSPQPKSLLQPYQTLSQALETTETRIERNSFSVYGDTNRDGKVDESDFSSRQTWSWDAGALILFNNDDDDRKRSPDWQDNIVNGDNDVDDLAKVHLKLGEDFADSQLLLVADEKARPYINIFQKTDKGWQPVDLNGSKPITYSSDILLGVEAKQFANRNWNGLLNLKAVAKSKDKVIAEDSIQMRVAPWIMLPNTAKVTELYVSDRGIGNREFISQLKTGVEATGAKVNVISGGTAWKQDTMEIGYVQFPKQSSLQNFNVVLNGNRGGSMDYYPRSLLSRDFGWFEMGKPRRLDALNQWTDWFGNLEVTPPIPGYPHGRIYYGNAGTVAFHPEVVDFVTAQEVQGPPVDIDTSWLMIRHVDEIISFIPTPSGKPLMMIVSPEEGVNLLKELNSKGYGNELINRGLSTQTTVSGALNNKNLIEHNLKLQSQHLNPIIAKLKQEFNLSDDQIVRIPAMYGYGGYSWWPNMVNSVAVNGQIMASNPRGAIVNGRDYTQEAFRRRVARSALKVYFLEDLYYQELRGNTHCATNTRRKGLDTPFWSTLPAWLSQR, encoded by the coding sequence ATGCACCGGCTGCGGTCTTGGGTAATCGCCATAACGAGTGCATTAGGCATGGTAGCCAGCATGGAGTTAATGTACACTCCCCTGTCCATTGCCCCCCCCGAATCTTGTTCATCGGGCGTGCTGTCGTCATCTACTAAGTCTGTTCCTCAAAACAGCCAAGGCAGTGCCCGTCCCCAGACCAATCGATGCGCTTACGGGTTAGATTACGCTTTATACTCGAAATCGCCCCAACCGAAGAGTCTGTTGCAGCCCTATCAAACGCTTTCACAAGCGCTGGAAACGACAGAAACTCGCATTGAGCGAAACAGCTTTAGTGTTTACGGCGACACTAACCGTGATGGAAAGGTGGATGAAAGCGACTTCTCAAGCCGGCAAACTTGGTCTTGGGATGCCGGTGCGCTAATCTTATTTAACAACGACGATGATGACCGCAAGAGAAGCCCCGATTGGCAAGATAATATCGTTAACGGCGACAACGATGTAGACGATCTGGCCAAAGTTCACTTAAAGTTAGGGGAAGACTTTGCCGACAGTCAATTGTTACTGGTTGCAGACGAAAAAGCCCGTCCCTACATCAACATTTTTCAAAAAACTGATAAAGGATGGCAGCCGGTAGATTTAAACGGATCAAAGCCTATTACCTACAGCAGCGATATTTTGCTTGGGGTTGAGGCAAAACAATTTGCCAACCGAAACTGGAACGGTTTACTCAACCTAAAAGCAGTGGCTAAAAGCAAAGACAAAGTCATTGCTGAAGATTCCATTCAAATGCGGGTAGCCCCGTGGATTATGTTGCCAAATACTGCAAAAGTTACTGAATTATATGTCAGTGATCGCGGCATCGGCAATCGTGAATTTATTTCTCAGCTTAAAACCGGCGTTGAAGCCACCGGCGCTAAGGTTAATGTTATCTCCGGGGGCACGGCTTGGAAACAAGACACGATGGAAATTGGCTATGTTCAATTCCCGAAACAGTCGTCCCTACAAAATTTTAACGTCGTGCTTAACGGAAATCGAGGCGGCAGCATGGATTATTATCCGCGATCCTTGCTCAGTCGTGATTTCGGCTGGTTTGAAATGGGAAAACCCCGACGCTTGGACGCCCTTAATCAGTGGACAGATTGGTTCGGCAACTTGGAGGTAACACCTCCCATTCCTGGTTATCCCCACGGACGAATTTATTATGGCAATGCCGGCACGGTTGCCTTTCATCCAGAGGTGGTGGATTTCGTAACTGCCCAGGAAGTTCAAGGGCCGCCGGTGGATATCGATACTTCTTGGTTAATGATACGCCATGTTGACGAAATTATTAGCTTTATTCCCACACCCTCTGGAAAACCTTTGATGATGATTGTCAGTCCAGAGGAAGGTGTAAACCTGCTCAAAGAACTGAACAGCAAAGGCTACGGAAATGAACTAATTAATCGCGGTTTAAGTACGCAAACAACGGTGAGTGGGGCGCTGAATAATAAGAATTTAATTGAACACAATCTCAAGCTACAAAGTCAGCACCTCAACCCGATTATCGCCAAGCTGAAACAGGAATTTAACCTTTCGGACGACCAGATTGTTCGTATTCCTGCAATGTATGGTTACGGTGGCTATTCTTGGTGGCCTAATATGGTGAATTCGGTGGCGGTGAATGGTCAGATTATGGCGTCAAATCCACGCGGGGCGATTGTTAATGGCAGAGATTACACTCAGGAGGCATTTCGCCGGCGCGTAGCGCGTTCTGCACTGAAAGTTTATTTTCTGGAAGATTTGTATTATCAAGAACTCAGGGGCAATACGCACTGTGCGACAAATACGCGGCGCAAAGGGTTAGATACGCCGTTCTGGTCTACTTTGCCGGCTTGGTTGTCTCAGCGTTAA